TAAAAGGTTTTGTAGGACATGATGATGTGGATGCTTATGGTAATAAAGGAACGAAAACAGAGCTGTCTTTCTCAGAAATTAAAGCCGAGAAGGTTGATAAATACCAAGGCAGAAATGGCAAACTACGGACACGGGTTACGACCATTTTCCAAGGCATGATCTTTATCGTGGATTTCAATAAAGATTTTGAAGGTTTAACGACGGTTGTGCCGAAGCAACAAGGATTGAAGATATCGTTACCAAGTTTCTTATCGGGTGAAAAAGGAAGACGTCTGGAAGAAGTAGTGTTAGAAGATTTGGAATTTATGGATAAATTCACGGTTCGTACAACAGATCAAATTAAAGCGCGATATATTTTAACACCGGGATTTATGAGACGTCTTTATGAGTTTGCCACAAAGAAAAGAGAGGTTCAGCCTCAAAAGAATACGAAGAAGCCAGAAACCTTTATGGAAGCAGTTGAAATAGGATTTAATATAAGTGATAACAAGGGAGGATTAAGTCAAGAGGATGGGAATGCGACTTATTTTTCATTTAGAGATGGAAAAATGTATTTCTTGCTTTCCACAGGCAAAGAACATTTTGAATCAAGTCTTCTAAAGCCAATAAATAAGAATCTGGTGCAAGAGTATTATGAAGATATTAACAAATCATTAGAGTTAGTTGATGAATTGAACTTAAATTTACGTATTTGGTCTAAAGAATAAAAGGGGGCACGTGTTAATGGTTATTCTCATCATCGTTTTAGTCGTACTGGCACTTTTCCTTATTTTCAATTACAACAGTTTTCAAAAGCTGAATTTAAATGTTGATAATGCATTTGCGGATCTTGATGCTTTTCTAATGAAACGGGTGGATCAGCTTGATAATTTAATACAAACAGCCCGTCAAGCGACGGATAAAGAAATTGAAGCATTAGAAAATGTTATTGGGTTACGTCAAGGGATTTTAAAAGCAAGCAATCCGAATGAAAAAATAAAAGCGCATAATCAGTTAACGAGAGAAATGCA
The Salipaludibacillus sp. LMS25 DNA segment above includes these coding regions:
- a CDS encoding DUF3137 domain-containing protein, whose product is MKIEKRDDTYQLERFSKTQAEFDQYYEYDLQPIAEKLEGERLKTISLAKEQAKKLIIPGLVALAMIVFFEGISFFVMAALAAYGAYLFKNVYEQRKKMRVKIKEKLVTALIQFLNPNFTYKPKSYVHRNQFIKSNIFKNDPDRYSGDDLIKGFVGHDDVDAYGNKGTKTELSFSEIKAEKVDKYQGRNGKLRTRVTTIFQGMIFIVDFNKDFEGLTTVVPKQQGLKISLPSFLSGEKGRRLEEVVLEDLEFMDKFTVRTTDQIKARYILTPGFMRRLYEFATKKREVQPQKNTKKPETFMEAVEIGFNISDNKGGLSQEDGNATYFSFRDGKMYFLLSTGKEHFESSLLKPINKNLVQEYYEDINKSLELVDELNLNLRIWSKE
- a CDS encoding LemA family protein, whose translation is MVILIIVLVVLALFLIFNYNSFQKLNLNVDNAFADLDAFLMKRVDQLDNLIQTARQATDKEIEALENVIGLRQGILKASNPNEKIKAHNQLTREMQAITITIERYPELQFNENYLHIQRSINEIEEQIQAARRNYNGHVGKFNKSIAVFPGNVIAGFFRFTPREMFETPQEKRENVDVKALFNR